One region of Drosophila kikkawai strain 14028-0561.14 chromosome 2R, DkikHiC1v2, whole genome shotgun sequence genomic DNA includes:
- the Khc-73 gene encoding kinesin-like protein KIF13A isoform X5: MSSDKIKVAVRVRPFNRREIELGTKCIVDMEKQQTILQNPPPLEKIERKQPKTFAFDHCFYSLNPEDDNFASQETVFDCVGRDILDNAFQGYNACIFAYGQTGSGKSYTMMGSQESKGIIPRLCDKLFSAIANKSTPELMYKVEVSYMEIYNEKVHDLLDPKPNKQSLKVREHNVMGPYVDGLSQLAVTSYQDIDNLMTEGNKSRTVAATNMNAESSRSHAVFSVVLTQILTDQATGVSGEKVSRMSLVDLAGSERAVKTGAVGDRLKEGSNINKSLTTLGLVISKLADQTNGKRGGNDKFVPYRDSVLTWLLKDNLGGNSRTVMVATISPSADNYEETLSTLRYADRAKRIVNHAVVNEDPNARIIRELRHEVETLRSMLKHATGSPVGDVQDKLAESENLMKQISQTWEEKLVKTERIQNERQQALEKMGISVQASGIKVEKNKYYLVNLNADPSLNELLVYYLKERTLIGGRSISGQQPDIQLSGLGIQPEHCVITIEDSGLFMEPVQGARCFVNGSAAVEKTPLQNGDRILWGNHHFFRVNSPKSNNTSLCASEPQTPAQLIDYNFARDEIMQNELSNDPIQTAIARLERQHEEDKQVALEKQRQEYERQFQQLRNILSPSTPYAPYAPYDPLRMGKVTPNTPTSQMRVEKWAQERDEMFRRSLGQLKTDIMRANSLVQEANFLAEEMEKKTKFSVTLQIPPANLSPNRRRGAFVSEPAILVKRLNSGSQIWTMEKLENKLIDMREMYQDHKDRILNGLPLVEPFSDDEYDDKDEDSSKPQDPFYESQENHNLIGVANIFLEVLFHDVKLDYHTPIISQQGEVAGRLQVEIERIAGQMPQDRMCESVSESSGDSRDEYDDPVDPSSNQITCRVTIKCASGLPLSLSNFVFCQYTFWGHQEMVVPVINAESTAHDQNMVFKFEHTQDFTVTINEEFLEHCIEGALSIEVWGHRSAGFSRSKGWEVEQQQAKARSLVDRWAELSRKIELWVEIHELNDNGEYSPVEVTNRNEVLTGGIYQLRQGQQRRVNVRVKPVQNSGTLPIICQSIVNVAIGSVTVRSRLQRPLDSYQEEDLTVLREKWSEALGRRRQYLDQQIQMLIKKEEKNEQERERELSLVHQWVSLTEERNAVLVPAPGSGIPGAPASWEPPSGMEPHVPVLFLNLNGDDLSAQNTNDELSIAGINSILSKEHGHKFYTLQILQHLDKDVCSVASWDSSMHDSQALNRVTEANERVYLILRTTVRLSHPAPMDLVLRKRLSINIKKGQTLTDRLKKFRLVRGENAIWQSGVTYEVVSNIPKASEELEDRESLAQLAASGDDCSASDGETYIEKYTRGVSAVESILTLDRLRQNVAVKELETAHGQPLSMRKTVSVPNFSQQLINKLTQIMRFDASMESLLNVGRSESFADLNNSALGNKFTPAGPAGAGGVIRNRHSFGGKGSSDDSPGKAFGIARPTFLNLNLNLNTLRIAPTKRMWFV, translated from the exons ATGTCCAGCGACAAGATCAAAGTCGCCGTCAGGGTGCGACCCTTCAATCGACGTG aGATCGAGTTGGGCACAAAATGTATTGTGGATATGGAAAAACAGCAGACAATACTGCAAAATCCACCGCCATTGGAGAAAATCGAAAG AAAACAACCAAAGACATTTGCATTCGATCACTGCTTCTACTCTTTAAACCCCGAGGACGACAACTTCGCCTCCCAGGAGACAGTTTTCGATTGCGTGGGACGTGATATACTGGATAATGCATTCCAGGGCTATAATGCATGCATATTCGCTTACGGCCAGACAG GCTCTGGCAAGTCGTACACGATGATGGGCTCCCAGGAGAGCAAGGGCATTATACCGCGCCTCTGCGATAAGCTCTTCTCGGCGATAGCCAACAAATCCACGCCCGAGCTGATGTACAAGGTGGAGGTGTCCTACATGGAGATCTACAATGAAAAGGTACACGATCTCCTCGATCCCAAGCCCAACAAGCAGTCGCTCAAGGTGCGCGAACACAATGTGATGGGGCCCTATGTGGATGGATTGTCACAGTTGGCAGTGACTTCGTATCAGGACATCGACAACCTCATGACGGAGGGCAACAAATCGCGTACGGTGGCTGCCACAAATATGAATGCCGAGTCTTCGCGTTCCCATGCCGTCTTCTCGGTGGTTCTTACCCAGATACTCACGGATCAGGCCACCGGCGTTAGTGGCGAGAAAGTTTCCCGCATGTCTCTGGTCGATTTAGCGGGCTCCGAGCGGGCAGTGAAAACGGGAGCCGTTGGCGATCGTCTCAAGGAGGGATCCAACATCAACAA ATCTCTGACCACGCTGGGCCTGGTCATATCCAAGCTGGCCGATCAAACGAATGGCAAGCGGGGAGGCAACGACAAGTTTGTGCCCTACCGCGACTCTGTTCTCACCTGGCTGCTAAAGGACAACTTGGGCGGCAATTCCAGGACCGTTATGGTGGCCACCATCTCACCCTCGGCGGATAATTATGAGGAGACATTGTCCACTCTCCGCTATGCGGATCGGGCCAAGCGAATTGTTAACCATGCCGTGGTCAACGAGGATCCCAATGCTCGCATCATTCGAGAGCTGCGACACGAGGTGGAGACGCTGAGGAGTATGCTGAAGCATGCCACTGGGTCACCGGTGGGCGATGTACAGGACAAGCTGGCCGAGAGCGAGAACCTTATGAAGCAGATCTCGCAGACCTGGGAGGAGAAGCTGGTCAAGACGGAGCGCATCCAAAATGAGCGACAACAGGCCCTCGAGAAGATGGGCATCAGTGTCCAGGCCAGTGGCATCAAGGTGGAGAAGAACAAGTACTATTTGGTCAATTTGAATGCAGATCCGTCCCTCAACGAGCTGCTGGTCTACTACCTGAAG GAACGCACTTTGATTGGTGGTCGCAGCATCAGTGGCCAGCAGCCGGATATACAACTCTCTGGCCTGGGCATTCAGCCCGAGCATTGTGTGATAACCATCGAGGACAGTGGCTTGTTCATGGAGCCAGTGCAGGGTGCTCGTTGCTTTGTGAATGGTTCAGCAGCCGTGGAAAAGACGCCTCTGCAAAACGGCGATCGTATCCTGTGGGGTAATCATCATTTCTTCCGCGTCAACTCGCCGAAGAGCAACAACACCAGCCTGTGTGCCTCGGAGCCTCAGACTCCAGCCCAGCTGATCGATTACAATTTCGCAAGGGATGAGATTATGCAGAATGAGCTGAGCAACGACCCCATACAGACGGCCATTGCTCGGTTGGAGCGTCAGCATGAGGAAGATAAGCAGGTGGCTTTGGAGAAGCAAAGGCAGGAGTACGAGCGTCAGTTCCAGCAGCTGCGCAATATCTTGTCACCCAGCACACCATATGCTCCCTATGCTCCCTACGATCCTCTAAGAATGGGGAAGGTGACACCAAACACGCCCACTTCGCAGATGCGGGTGGAGAAGTGGGCACAGGAGCGAGATGAGATGTTCCGCCGGAGTTTGGGTCAGCTTAAAACGGACATTATGCGTGCTAATTCCTTGGTTCAAGAAGCCAACTTCTTGGCTGAGGAAATGGAGAAGAAGACCAAGTTCTCGGTGACCTTACAAATACCTCCTGCTAACCTGAGTCCAAATAGGCGACGTGGGGCCTTTGTGAGCGAACCTGCTATACTGGTAAAGCGCCTCAATTCGGGCAGTCAGATTTGGACAATGGAAAAGCTGGAGAACAAGCTGATAGATATGCGTGAGATGTACCAGGATCACAAGGATCGTATACTCAATGGCTTG CCCCTAGTTGAGCCATTCTCAGACGATGAGTACGATGACAAG GACGAGGACAGTAGCAAACCGCAGGATCCCTTCTACGAGTCCCAGGAGAATCACAATCTCATTGGTGTGGCCAACATATTCCTGGAGGTTCTCTTCCACGACGTCAAGCTGGACTATCACACGCCCATCATAAGCCAGCAGGGTGAGGTGGCCGGCCGCCTGCAGGTGGAGATCGAGCGCATTGCTGGTCAAATGCCTCAGGATCGCATGTGCGAGTCAGTCTCCGAGTCCTCAGGGGATTCGCGTGACGAATACGATGATCCTGTGGATCCCTCATCCAATCAGATCACCTGCCGCGTGACCATCAAGTGCGCCAGTGGCTTGCCCCTCTCCCTTTCTAACTTCGTGTTCTGCCAGTACACTTTCTGGGGCCACCAGGAGATGGTGGTGCCGGTGATCAATGCCGAGTCCACAGCCCACGATCAGAACATGGTCTTCAAGTTTGAGCACACACAGGACTTTACAGTGACCATAAATGAGGAGTTCCTGGAGCACTGCATCGAGGGAGCTCTGTCCATCGAAGTATGGGGTCATCGCAGCGCCGGCTTCTCCCGCTCCAAGGGTTGGGAGGTGGAGCAACAGCAGGCCAAGGCCCGCTCCCTGGTGGATCGCTGGGCGGAGCTCTCCCGCAAAATCGAGCTTTGGGTGGAGATACACGAGTTGAATGATAATGGAGAGTATTCGCCCGTGGAGGTGACCAATCGCAATGAAGTCTTGACCGGCGGCATCTACCAGCTGCGTCAGGGTCAGCAGCGGCGGGTCAATGTACGCGTAAAGCCTGTCCAGAATTCAGGCACTCTGCCTATTATTTGCCAGTCAATAGTAAACGTGGCCATTGGCAGTGTGACAGTGCGTTCCCGGCTGCAAAGACCTCTGGATTCTTACCAAGAAGAGGACCTCACAGTACTGCGGGAGAAGTGGAGTGAGGCTTTGGGCAGGCGGCGTCAGTACCTGGACCAACAAATCcaaatgctgatcaagaaggaggagaagaaCGAGCAGGAGCGCGAACGCGAGCTGAGCCTGGTGCATCAGTGGGTCTCGCTGACGGAGGAACGTAATGCAGTGCTGGTGCCCGCCCCAGGGTCTGGCATACCCGGAGCACCTGCCTCCTGGGAGCCACCATCTGGCATGGAGCCCCATGTACCCGTGCTCTTCCTCAACCTCAATGGCGACGATTTGTCCGCGCAAAATACCAACGATGAGCTCTCCATTGCCGGCATTAACTCCATTCTGTCCAAAGAGCATGGCCACAAGTTCTACACTCTGCAAATCCTGCAGCACCTGGACAAGGATGTGTGCAGCGTGGCCAGCTGGGACTCGTCGATGCACGACAGTCAGGCCTTGAACCGTGTAACCGAGGCCAACGAGCGAGTGTATCTCATTCTGCGCACCACAGTGCGCCTGTCACATCCTGCGCCCATGGATCTGGTGCTGCGCAAGCGTCTGAGCATCAACATCAAGAAGGGTCAGACTTTAACGGATCGTTTGAAGAAGTTCCGCCTGGTGCGGGGCGAGAATGCCATATGGCAGAGCGGCGTGACCTACGAGGTGGTTTCCAACATTCCCAAGGCCTCTGAAGAGCTCGAGGATCGCGAATCGCTGGCCCAGCTGGCGGCCAGCGGAGATGATTGTTCGGCAAGTGATGGCGAGACATACATAG AGAAATACACTCGCGGCGTGTCGGCTGTGGAAAGCATATTGACCCTGGATCGCCTGCGTCAGAATGTGGCTGTCAAGGAGCTGGAGACGGCCCATGGCCAGCCGCTGAGCATGCGCAAGACCGTCAGTGTGCCGAACTTCTCGCAG CAACTCATAAATAAACTTACGCAGATTATGCGCTTCGATGCGTCGATGGAGTCGCTGCTGAATGTGGGACGATCCGAGTCCTTTGCCGATCTCAATAACAGTGCGCTGGGCAACAAGTTTACGCCAG CAGGTCCCGCCGGAGCTGGAGGAGTCATCCGGAATCGTCATAGCTTCGGAGGCAAAGGTAGCAGCGATGATTCCCCTGGAAAAGCCTTTGGCATTG
- the Khc-73 gene encoding kinesin-like protein KIF13A isoform X6, whose amino-acid sequence MSSDKIKVAVRVRPFNRREIELGTKCIVDMEKQQTILQNPPPLEKIERKQPKTFAFDHCFYSLNPEDDNFASQETVFDCVGRDILDNAFQGYNACIFAYGQTGSGKSYTMMGSQESKGIIPRLCDKLFSAIANKSTPELMYKVEVSYMEIYNEKVHDLLDPKPNKQSLKVREHNVMGPYVDGLSQLAVTSYQDIDNLMTEGNKSRTVAATNMNAESSRSHAVFSVVLTQILTDQATGVSGEKVSRMSLVDLAGSERAVKTGAVGDRLKEGSNINKSLTTLGLVISKLADQTNGKRGGNDKFVPYRDSVLTWLLKDNLGGNSRTVMVATISPSADNYEETLSTLRYADRAKRIVNHAVVNEDPNARIIRELRHEVETLRSMLKHATGSPVGDVQDKLAESENLMKQISQTWEEKLVKTERIQNERQQALEKMGISVQASGIKVEKNKYYLVNLNADPSLNELLVYYLKERTLIGGRSISGQQPDIQLSGLGIQPEHCVITIEDSGLFMEPVQGARCFVNGSAAVEKTPLQNGDRILWGNHHFFRVNSPKSNNTSLCASEPQTPAQLIDYNFARDEIMQNELSNDPIQTAIARLERQHEEDKQVALEKQRQEYERQFQQLRNILSPSTPYAPYAPYDPLRMGKVTPNTPTSQMRVEKWAQERDEMFRRSLGQLKTDIMRANSLVQEANFLAEEMEKKTKFSVTLQIPPANLSPNRRRGAFVSEPAILVKRLNSGSQIWTMEKLENKLIDMREMYQDHKDRILNGLPLVEPFSDDEYDDKDEDSSKPQDPFYESQENHNLIGVANIFLEVLFHDVKLDYHTPIISQQGEVAGRLQVEIERIAGQMPQDRMCESVSESSGDSRDEYDDPVDPSSNQITCRVTIKCASGLPLSLSNFVFCQYTFWGHQEMVVPVINAESTAHDQNMVFKFEHTQDFTVTINEEFLEHCIEGALSIEVWGHRSAGFSRSKGWEVEQQQAKARSLVDRWAELSRKIELWVEIHELNDNGEYSPVEVTNRNEVLTGGIYQLRQGQQRRVNVRVKPVQNSGTLPIICQSIVNVAIGSVTVRSRLQRPLDSYQEEDLTVLREKWSEALGRRRQYLDQQIQMLIKKEEKNEQERERELSLVHQWVSLTEERNAVLVPAPGSGIPGAPASWEPPSGMEPHVPVLFLNLNGDDLSAQNTNDELSIAGINSILSKEHGHKFYTLQILQHLDKDVCSVASWDSSMHDSQALNRVTEANERVYLILRTTVRLSHPAPMDLVLRKRLSINIKKGQTLTDRLKKFRLVRGENAIWQSGVTYEVVSNIPKASEELEDRESLAQLAASGDDCSASDGETYIEKYTRGVSAVESILTLDRLRQNVAVKELETAHGQPLSMRKTVSVPNFSQQLINKLTQIMRFDASMESLLNVGRSESFADLNNSALGNKFTPGPAGAGGVIRNRHSFGGKGSSDDSPGKAFGIARPTFLNLNLNLNTLRIAPTKRMWFV is encoded by the exons ATGTCCAGCGACAAGATCAAAGTCGCCGTCAGGGTGCGACCCTTCAATCGACGTG aGATCGAGTTGGGCACAAAATGTATTGTGGATATGGAAAAACAGCAGACAATACTGCAAAATCCACCGCCATTGGAGAAAATCGAAAG AAAACAACCAAAGACATTTGCATTCGATCACTGCTTCTACTCTTTAAACCCCGAGGACGACAACTTCGCCTCCCAGGAGACAGTTTTCGATTGCGTGGGACGTGATATACTGGATAATGCATTCCAGGGCTATAATGCATGCATATTCGCTTACGGCCAGACAG GCTCTGGCAAGTCGTACACGATGATGGGCTCCCAGGAGAGCAAGGGCATTATACCGCGCCTCTGCGATAAGCTCTTCTCGGCGATAGCCAACAAATCCACGCCCGAGCTGATGTACAAGGTGGAGGTGTCCTACATGGAGATCTACAATGAAAAGGTACACGATCTCCTCGATCCCAAGCCCAACAAGCAGTCGCTCAAGGTGCGCGAACACAATGTGATGGGGCCCTATGTGGATGGATTGTCACAGTTGGCAGTGACTTCGTATCAGGACATCGACAACCTCATGACGGAGGGCAACAAATCGCGTACGGTGGCTGCCACAAATATGAATGCCGAGTCTTCGCGTTCCCATGCCGTCTTCTCGGTGGTTCTTACCCAGATACTCACGGATCAGGCCACCGGCGTTAGTGGCGAGAAAGTTTCCCGCATGTCTCTGGTCGATTTAGCGGGCTCCGAGCGGGCAGTGAAAACGGGAGCCGTTGGCGATCGTCTCAAGGAGGGATCCAACATCAACAA ATCTCTGACCACGCTGGGCCTGGTCATATCCAAGCTGGCCGATCAAACGAATGGCAAGCGGGGAGGCAACGACAAGTTTGTGCCCTACCGCGACTCTGTTCTCACCTGGCTGCTAAAGGACAACTTGGGCGGCAATTCCAGGACCGTTATGGTGGCCACCATCTCACCCTCGGCGGATAATTATGAGGAGACATTGTCCACTCTCCGCTATGCGGATCGGGCCAAGCGAATTGTTAACCATGCCGTGGTCAACGAGGATCCCAATGCTCGCATCATTCGAGAGCTGCGACACGAGGTGGAGACGCTGAGGAGTATGCTGAAGCATGCCACTGGGTCACCGGTGGGCGATGTACAGGACAAGCTGGCCGAGAGCGAGAACCTTATGAAGCAGATCTCGCAGACCTGGGAGGAGAAGCTGGTCAAGACGGAGCGCATCCAAAATGAGCGACAACAGGCCCTCGAGAAGATGGGCATCAGTGTCCAGGCCAGTGGCATCAAGGTGGAGAAGAACAAGTACTATTTGGTCAATTTGAATGCAGATCCGTCCCTCAACGAGCTGCTGGTCTACTACCTGAAG GAACGCACTTTGATTGGTGGTCGCAGCATCAGTGGCCAGCAGCCGGATATACAACTCTCTGGCCTGGGCATTCAGCCCGAGCATTGTGTGATAACCATCGAGGACAGTGGCTTGTTCATGGAGCCAGTGCAGGGTGCTCGTTGCTTTGTGAATGGTTCAGCAGCCGTGGAAAAGACGCCTCTGCAAAACGGCGATCGTATCCTGTGGGGTAATCATCATTTCTTCCGCGTCAACTCGCCGAAGAGCAACAACACCAGCCTGTGTGCCTCGGAGCCTCAGACTCCAGCCCAGCTGATCGATTACAATTTCGCAAGGGATGAGATTATGCAGAATGAGCTGAGCAACGACCCCATACAGACGGCCATTGCTCGGTTGGAGCGTCAGCATGAGGAAGATAAGCAGGTGGCTTTGGAGAAGCAAAGGCAGGAGTACGAGCGTCAGTTCCAGCAGCTGCGCAATATCTTGTCACCCAGCACACCATATGCTCCCTATGCTCCCTACGATCCTCTAAGAATGGGGAAGGTGACACCAAACACGCCCACTTCGCAGATGCGGGTGGAGAAGTGGGCACAGGAGCGAGATGAGATGTTCCGCCGGAGTTTGGGTCAGCTTAAAACGGACATTATGCGTGCTAATTCCTTGGTTCAAGAAGCCAACTTCTTGGCTGAGGAAATGGAGAAGAAGACCAAGTTCTCGGTGACCTTACAAATACCTCCTGCTAACCTGAGTCCAAATAGGCGACGTGGGGCCTTTGTGAGCGAACCTGCTATACTGGTAAAGCGCCTCAATTCGGGCAGTCAGATTTGGACAATGGAAAAGCTGGAGAACAAGCTGATAGATATGCGTGAGATGTACCAGGATCACAAGGATCGTATACTCAATGGCTTG CCCCTAGTTGAGCCATTCTCAGACGATGAGTACGATGACAAG GACGAGGACAGTAGCAAACCGCAGGATCCCTTCTACGAGTCCCAGGAGAATCACAATCTCATTGGTGTGGCCAACATATTCCTGGAGGTTCTCTTCCACGACGTCAAGCTGGACTATCACACGCCCATCATAAGCCAGCAGGGTGAGGTGGCCGGCCGCCTGCAGGTGGAGATCGAGCGCATTGCTGGTCAAATGCCTCAGGATCGCATGTGCGAGTCAGTCTCCGAGTCCTCAGGGGATTCGCGTGACGAATACGATGATCCTGTGGATCCCTCATCCAATCAGATCACCTGCCGCGTGACCATCAAGTGCGCCAGTGGCTTGCCCCTCTCCCTTTCTAACTTCGTGTTCTGCCAGTACACTTTCTGGGGCCACCAGGAGATGGTGGTGCCGGTGATCAATGCCGAGTCCACAGCCCACGATCAGAACATGGTCTTCAAGTTTGAGCACACACAGGACTTTACAGTGACCATAAATGAGGAGTTCCTGGAGCACTGCATCGAGGGAGCTCTGTCCATCGAAGTATGGGGTCATCGCAGCGCCGGCTTCTCCCGCTCCAAGGGTTGGGAGGTGGAGCAACAGCAGGCCAAGGCCCGCTCCCTGGTGGATCGCTGGGCGGAGCTCTCCCGCAAAATCGAGCTTTGGGTGGAGATACACGAGTTGAATGATAATGGAGAGTATTCGCCCGTGGAGGTGACCAATCGCAATGAAGTCTTGACCGGCGGCATCTACCAGCTGCGTCAGGGTCAGCAGCGGCGGGTCAATGTACGCGTAAAGCCTGTCCAGAATTCAGGCACTCTGCCTATTATTTGCCAGTCAATAGTAAACGTGGCCATTGGCAGTGTGACAGTGCGTTCCCGGCTGCAAAGACCTCTGGATTCTTACCAAGAAGAGGACCTCACAGTACTGCGGGAGAAGTGGAGTGAGGCTTTGGGCAGGCGGCGTCAGTACCTGGACCAACAAATCcaaatgctgatcaagaaggaggagaagaaCGAGCAGGAGCGCGAACGCGAGCTGAGCCTGGTGCATCAGTGGGTCTCGCTGACGGAGGAACGTAATGCAGTGCTGGTGCCCGCCCCAGGGTCTGGCATACCCGGAGCACCTGCCTCCTGGGAGCCACCATCTGGCATGGAGCCCCATGTACCCGTGCTCTTCCTCAACCTCAATGGCGACGATTTGTCCGCGCAAAATACCAACGATGAGCTCTCCATTGCCGGCATTAACTCCATTCTGTCCAAAGAGCATGGCCACAAGTTCTACACTCTGCAAATCCTGCAGCACCTGGACAAGGATGTGTGCAGCGTGGCCAGCTGGGACTCGTCGATGCACGACAGTCAGGCCTTGAACCGTGTAACCGAGGCCAACGAGCGAGTGTATCTCATTCTGCGCACCACAGTGCGCCTGTCACATCCTGCGCCCATGGATCTGGTGCTGCGCAAGCGTCTGAGCATCAACATCAAGAAGGGTCAGACTTTAACGGATCGTTTGAAGAAGTTCCGCCTGGTGCGGGGCGAGAATGCCATATGGCAGAGCGGCGTGACCTACGAGGTGGTTTCCAACATTCCCAAGGCCTCTGAAGAGCTCGAGGATCGCGAATCGCTGGCCCAGCTGGCGGCCAGCGGAGATGATTGTTCGGCAAGTGATGGCGAGACATACATAG AGAAATACACTCGCGGCGTGTCGGCTGTGGAAAGCATATTGACCCTGGATCGCCTGCGTCAGAATGTGGCTGTCAAGGAGCTGGAGACGGCCCATGGCCAGCCGCTGAGCATGCGCAAGACCGTCAGTGTGCCGAACTTCTCGCAG CAACTCATAAATAAACTTACGCAGATTATGCGCTTCGATGCGTCGATGGAGTCGCTGCTGAATGTGGGACGATCCGAGTCCTTTGCCGATCTCAATAACAGTGCGCTGGGCAACAAGTTTACGCCAG GTCCCGCCGGAGCTGGAGGAGTCATCCGGAATCGTCATAGCTTCGGAGGCAAAGGTAGCAGCGATGATTCCCCTGGAAAAGCCTTTGGCATTG